One Zeugodacus cucurbitae isolate PBARC_wt_2022May chromosome 3, idZeuCucr1.2, whole genome shotgun sequence genomic region harbors:
- the LOC114805108 gene encoding uncharacterized protein LOC114805108, whose product MAINKLYLWSDSEIVLAWLEKPPHAWKTYISNRTSQILDLVGSATWRHVASADNPADLGTRGCKPLHLATTTLWWNGPRWLTESHDSWPQSPMRNILAPEGRKIATYHTTLDDNDILERFSSFPRALRVVAYMFKFVERLKIRIKGATYSQCGTLTHSDLQKAKVALIASTQMRYFSREITLLRESNPIDRKSSLLVLNPFLDTKGLLRANGRLANSSLTYNERHPIIIPERSPFTTLFLHYILMLHAEHRLMQQIVRQEYYIPRLKPKIKKCIFMCKICTMHKQKMRTQIMAALPPERCNFALPFTITGVDFAGPFQIKASMLRSPTLMKDYVAVFVCFTTKAVHLELCTNLTTEAFLAAFARFVGRRGFPSKIMSDNGKTFIGAQRATERQFVEFIQQVSPEIVQKYAPQGINWQFIPPSAPHMGGLWESAVKSFKSHFKKIAGNHKFNYEEFATLLTKIEAVLNSRPLTALSQDPSDLTALTPGHFLKGAPILA is encoded by the coding sequence atggcaataaataaattatatctcTGGTCCGATTCCGAAATAGTTCTAGcttggttagaaaaaccaccccATGCGTGGAAAACGTATATTTCTAACCGAACATCTCAAATACTTGACCTAGTAGGATCAGCCACTTGGCGACACGTAGCCAGCGCTGACAATCCTGCTGATCTAGGGACAAGAGGATGCAAACCTCTGCATCTCGCCACCACCACCCTCTGGTGGAATGGCCCCCGATGGTTAACAGAATCTCACGATTCTTGGCCACAATCGCCTATGCGCAACATACTTGCCCCAGAAGGTCGCAAAATCGCCACTTATCATACCACACTGGATGATAATGACATCCTTGAACGGTTCTCATCGTTCCCAAGGGCACTCAGAGTAGTCGCCTATATGTTCAAATTCGTAGAACGGCTCAAAATTAGAATTAAAGGAGCAACATACTCTCAATGCGGAACATTGACGCACTCTGACTTACAAAAAGCAAAGGTCGCTCTTATCGCATCGACTCAAATGCGCTACTTCAGCCGCGAAATAACATTATTGAGAGAATCAAATCCCATTGATCGAAAAAGTTCACTCTTAGTTCTAAATCCTTTCCTAGACACGAAAGGTCTTCTTAGAGCGAATGGTCGGCTTGCAAACTCAAGCCTAACATACAATGAACGCCACCCGATAATCATACCAGAGAGGTCTCCATTTACCACACTCTTTCTTCATTATATTCTGATGCTACACGCCGAACATCGCCTCATGCAACAGATAGTCCGTCAAGAGTACTATATTCCCCGtcttaagccaaaaataaagaaatgcatCTTCATGTGCAAGATCTGCACTATGCATAAGCAGAAAATGCGAACACAGATTATGGCAGCACTTCCACCGGAACGCTGCAATTTCGCTCTGCCCTTCACTATCACAGGTGTCGATTTTGCAGGGCCTTTTCAGATAAAGGCGTCCATGCTAAGATCTCCCACCCTCATGAAAGACTATGTGGCTGTTTTTGTCTGTTTTACGACAAAAGCAGTACACCTTGAGCTATGCACGAATCTGACGACAGAGGCTTTTCTCGCGGCATTTGCTCGCTTTGTCGGACGTCGTGGTTTTCCCTCCAAAATCATGAGCGATAATGGCAAAACGTTTATAGGGGCTCAAAGAGCCACTGAAAGACAATTTGTGGAATTTATACAACAAGTCTCACCTGAAATTGTACAGAAATATGCTCCCCAAGGCATCAATTGGCAATTCATTCCCCCAAGCGCTCCACACATGGGAGGTTTATGGGAATCCGctgtaaaaagctttaaatcccACTTCAAAAAAATAGCTGGCAACCATAAATTCAACTATGAAGAATTTGCAACATTACTAACTAAAATTGAAGCCGTTCTCAATTCACGGCCTCTTACtgcactctcgcaagatccctccgatCTCACAGCCTTAACTCCagggcattttcttaaaggagcACCCATCTTGGCCTGA